The sequence ttttaaaagaaattactttaattcaaggatccattaaatagatgaaaaaaaataaatgtcagtgaaatacaattttaaaataaattatttgaaattaagtgcaataaaatttatttaaagaatttttaagCATGTTGGTGATTTCCATTGCTACAGATTTGGTGATGTTGTTGCCCAAACTTAAAAAGACTTGATAAAAATTCCTGTTTAGAACATATCCACAGGGGTATTTTTACAGAAGAGATTTTAGTTTGTTCTTCCATTTTTGGCAGAGTGAGCAGAGTGGAGTGGCGTGATTTTTAACTGTAGCCAGTATTGGATTTTTTTGAAAGTTGGAGCATCTAGGGGGCACAACTCGTTgcttctggtctctcaactgaggttgttgagacaaTCCTACAAACCAGAGCTCCCTCTACGAGGAAACcgtatgctttgaagtggaagcttttcacttcttggaGCGGAGACCGCTAACTTGCCGTTCCCGATGTGGTGCCCAAGGCTGAGGCGGTGACCGAGGCGGggtccgaggccgttcccgaggcggtgtccgatgcggtgcccgagatggttcccgaggccgaggcgcttcacgtctccacaggccgtccagagcaccttcacgtctccacaggccgtccagagcaccttcacgtctccacaggccgtccagagcaccttcgcGTCTCCACAGGGCCCCCggaatggcaggttccgttctggccactcaaatggcgagtTCCTCCCTGGCTGGCTGCACAACAAGAATTGACGGATCttccgtggccacctgaactgcctggcccctcgtggtcccctgaactttcggggccaccctggccccctgaactgactgATGCACTTTGGCTGCCGGTGAAGCCATCGCGgcctgtccctgttcccctacacgggcctggccctccatccctccccctgttctacctccaccagtccacctccctcctggcctcttgttttggtttttgtggttttggtttctgaggagcatctggtagctgctccttagagggggggtagtgtcacagtgtctggtttgtgttccctgggtgtccactagaggtctcacttctccatatcgtcaccccacctcaggaactacatttcccgcaagccttgtctgtattcatcactgttcattgtattcagctgtcctcacttacattgtttgcacctgtctataaatactctggttgtttctgtcattgttacggagtccttgtttaatgtcaccctgctttGTCTTGTTCCCTTGTGGAGGTTCGTggttcttgttttggactgcttatctggattttgacctttgcctggctggattatgatatttggattatcccaataaaacactgcaattggatctacctgtttgtgtgcgtgtcgtgacagacccagctaactgcccggttggtacagttctggagttcatGCAGGCCCGATTTGCCACAGGTTTGACCCACTCCGCCCTAAAAGTCTACATAGTGACCATTGCGGCATACCATGTCCCTATTGGTGgacagtcagtgggcagacacccccctagttacatgtttcctctgtggtgtgctgaggctgaggcctccagttCGATCCCATGTCCCTCtatgggacctggctgtggtgctagAAGCTCTCTGTAAGCCTCCCTTCGAGTCTGTTGAAGAGATTTCTGATCGCTATTTCACTATAAAGACTACCTTCCTTCCTGCGATATCTTCTCTAAAGAAAGTTGGGGAtctgcaggccctctcagtggccccttctTATCTCGACTTTGCGCCCGGTCTGGCCAAAGCTTATTGTTCTTAAAGTTCCCTCCTCTGCACCATGGCCTATCGTACTCCAgaccttctgtcctcctcccttccgGGAGCCTGACCAGCAGAAgtttaattgtatgtgtccagtgcgagcACTTGATGCATATGGCCACATAGCTGCCCCGTGGAGAAGGGCGGACCAACTGCTTGTTTGCTACGGTCCCCCTAAGCGACATCTTCCTGCtacaaaacagaccctcagtcagtggatagtggatgccatttcCATTTCTTATGAGTCCTCTGATCCCCCCTCGCCTCTGGGGGTCAAGGCCCACTCAGCTAGGAGTGTGGTGGCCTCTAAGTCCTTTTTAGCAGGtgtgtctatgcaggacatctgcaacgctgcgggttGGTCCATACCTCTCACGTTCATCAGGCTGTATGGCCTAGATATGCGAGCCATTCCGGGCTATTCTGTTCTCTCGTCCTAGCTTCCACAACTGGGCAGGGATTTGTAAGTCTGGTGGTGTGGGCATACTTGTTTCCCATAGTGTTCGATCCAGCTCAAGTTCCAGAATGGGAATGTCTCCaagttacacatgtaaccatggttccccaaagAGAACGAGATGCTGCATCTCAGTGCCATAGTTCCGGCATCCCTGCTagcgcttgcttcattcctagaagctgatgCTGGTTCCActgcacatgcttttatagcttcctggtcattACATCACCAGCCCATGATGTCTCTCCCATCTATTGGACTAATTacacgtgattcagagcatggtcacACTGAAGGTATTCCCATAATGTTCGACGCAGCGTCTTGTTCCCTTccgggaaccatggttacatgcataacctggaGATGATTTATATAAATGTGAAGCATTGATTTTCTCATGAGCTTTAAAAGACTTTTAatttaatactaaatattatactACATTTTCACTGTTATGTCTGAATCAGGCAAAATATAATTCTGATTACCTTTGAAAAAAGTGACacaataaactgaaatatacacatttatgtttttattcataattacatAGCAAAGAAGAAAAATCGAGAAAACAACAAATGCAGAGAAACAAGAGCAACATCAGCAGATCTCAGATCATGAAAAAACACAATGGTATTACAAATTCCAACAAAAAtacatgataaaatattattttacttagtAACATGACTCaagcagtttttattatttaaaaaattactaataaatataaaataaaaaataaaccaaaacacatttaaagatgaCCATGTACAAAGTAATGACTgcttacaaaatatttaactgctttacagttcatttttcacttgtgaagtgaaaaaaaaaaatctgaattttaaaagGCACCACAAAGAAATACAAAGATTTGTTACtctgtcaaaaaatattttttccaaagtATGCATTTCTGAAAAGACATTGTTCACTGACATTATTATTAACTCTGTGAGGCTTGAGAATGTAGTCTTCATACAGGTAATTTAATTAGCAATCATTAAATAAGACACTTCagtcatttagaaaggttttctCTACTTGGTGcagatctgtttttaaaaaaatttcgtACTATGACTTTGATTTCAGCtgtgtttaaaacataaatgatGGGATTAAGCATCGGTGGAATAGCATATGCCAGAGATGTGCTGATGACCCTTGCATTGGGGGCAAGAGAAAGCAAGAGCTGCGCAAAGTATGTACAGAATAAGGGAAGGAAATATATCCCTACTAACAACAGATGAGAGACACAGGTCTTTAGAGCTTTTAAACGTCCTTGCCAAGTTGtaattttgattaaagaaaaaaaaatgcctaggTATGACAGGACTATTATGACCAATGGTGCTACAAGGTATAAACCTGTGATGAGAAACGCCATGAActtattaatgttattgttattacatGCCAACCTATACACTGGTCCATGATCACAAAAATAACTCTGTATCACATTAGATTCACAGAATGAAAGTCGGGTGATCAAAGACACCATCAAAGCCACAATAGAAGAATTAAATGCCCAAACTGCtgagaaaacaataaacatacttGTATTGTTTATAATAACATGATATCTTAATGGCAAACAGATTGCAATGAAGCGATCATATGCCAGAACAACAAGAGTGACACTTTGCATAGAActgaaaagaaacacaaaaaacatgttCACCAAACAAGCATTGTATGAGATATACTGTGAGTCAAACAGAAAAGTCTTCACCATGTTAGGAATCAGTGCATTAGTTTCACCAATATCAGCCAAGGCCAAGTTAAACACACCAATGTACTTTGGACTGTGCAGACTTCGTTCAAGAGCAATAATGAGAAGCACTATAGAGTTCCcaattatagtaataaaatatgtgataaataagaatatatagtAATAATTGCTGTAAGGTATACCTGAAAGTccaatgatgaaaaaatattcaGGGTGAACAATGGAGATATTCTGGTGAAAACTTGCATTTAAAGAACTCATCGCAGCtttgtgtttgatgttttgaACAATCTGtcaacaaaaaaataagcaaaatttaGGAACTGTACATAATTTGTACTATTAAACTTGTaaacacaattttacatttaaaaaatataccttCATGTAACTTTGCATTTTGTTTGAGTCACAGACTTGTATTCTCTCATGCTGCAGAGATCTGGCTATCTGTGTCACTGCATCAAAATATATCTTCTGATTTATCTCTTGAGAACCTTCAGACAACACAGTGATGTAATAGTTACATGTTGTAGTAAATGTTTTTGTCACTagtttggataattttttttattcctcgcAACCACTGCTCTTTCTGCCCTCATTTGTGCATACCATAATATGGTATTTcaatacatttattgtttgtcTATTATGTGACACAGAATGTCTGTGTACTTTCATTTCAAGCACCGAGTGAACATAAACAAttgtatatgattatatataatacaacacGGTAATTGTTATTCTGTTTAAcgttaaaagtaatattttacgTAATTAATGCAGCATCCTTTTCGTCCTTGGAATTCTTTGGCTAGAGTTACAGTAGACCATGGgtctgtccaaatacccacatttgccaggtcttaaaaatgccaaagcaaagtgcccttaacacacactaaatccacactctGAAGTGGTATTGAAGGTTAAGCGTATTctatcatgcatcatgttctggaaataaatcgcATAACTTTTTTCCGAGATCTTGTGAGATGTATTGGAAACCTTTCCagtgtaaattaaatatcaataaataattaaatattgcatttaatttagtgGTAAAACATAAcgttgcacattttattgttgcAAAGATGCGTGtgtatttaatataacatttgcaactgcttttaaTTAgatatcaattaattaattaataatctgtTATGGGGAtaactgaacagacatttaaaagtttatattaaatgcaaagtattaaaatcaaatcaaaatcaaaataaagctctgtaaacacttgcaATTTTTTTAACTCTATAAGCGTGTCCCACTGGGTAACTAAAAGTTCTACACACATTTGTGGTCTCcatgatggcctgcaccccagcagagtcggagcggatctcctctcggacaacatctccaggactctacactccatttgactagtaagccaattcacaaataactgctatgatggcttttgttctacccgcttaaatgatagaagtacttgcgctgtccaatctattaagactgtgtctgttccctgaatagtgaggtcaaaatataaatttaatgtaggatctagaaaaaatcttatcgtgattaaaccagaaaaacgtaaaataaatgaacaaaaacaatttctaaagtttgggcttataaacattagatcactcacacccaaagcagttattttaaatgaaatgatcacagataatagttttgatgtactctgcttgactgaaacctggctaaaaccaaatacttatattggtctaaatgagtctactccaccaaactactgttataaacatgagccccgtcagactggtcgtgggggaagtgttgcaacaatatatagttatattctcaatgttacccagaaaacaggatacaggtttaaatcattcgaaatacatCTGCTTAAGGTTaaactgtcagatatgcaaaagaaatctattgtatctctttctcaggctactgtgtatagaccaccagggccatatacagaattcctaaaagaatttggagattctcgctgataaagcgctaatttatcagcccactcatcgttttaatcatatgctagatttaattatatcgcatggaatcgatcttactaacagatatcgtacctcaaagtgatgatgttactgaccatttccttgtatcgtgcattctgcgtattgatgataataactatatagcttcgcgttatcgtccagccagaactattgttccagccaccaaagacagattcacaaataacctgcctgatttatctcaactgctttgtatacccataaatacacatgaactagacaaaatgactggcaacatgggcactatcttctctaataaaTTAGAAGCTGTttcccccatcaaattgaaaaaggttagagaaaaacgtactgtgccatggtacaacagtgaTACCCatgctctcaagaaagaaactcgtaatcttgagcacaaatggagaaaaactaacttggaagtttttagaattgcgtggaaaaacagtataggctctaaaaactgccagggccgagcatatccacaaacttatagaaaacaaccaaaacaatccaaggtttttatttagcacagtggctagattaacaaataaccagatgccacccggtctaaatattccctcacagttaaatagtaatgactttatgaatttcttcactgataaaatagataacatcagaaatacaataacaaatgtagattctacagggtctaatattttagttttatccatcgcacccaaagattaactgcagtgctttacaactataggacaggaagagctaaataaacttatcactgcatctaaaccaacaacatgttttattagatcctgtacccactaaattactgaaagagttgttacctgtagcagaaaaaccgcttctcatattattaactcgtcgttatctttaggtcacgtcccaaaaccattcaagctggcggtttattaagcctcttattaagaaaccacaactagatcctagtgaactggcaaattacagacccatttcaaatcttccatttatgtctaaaaatttagaaaaagttgtgtctgctcaattgtgctcctacctgcaaaaaaattatctctatgaagaatttcagtcaggtttcaggccccatcatagcacagaaactgcacttgttaaaattacaaatgacttgcttcttgcatcggaccaaggctgcatctcattgctagttttacttgatcttagtgctgcattcgacaccatagatcacgacattctcaaagatagattacaaaactacacaggtatccaagggcaggctttaagatggtttcgatcctacctgtctgatcgctaccactttgtttatttaaatggggagtcatctcatttatcaccagtaaaatatagagtgccacaaggatctgtcctaggtcctctgctattttcaatatacatgttgccccttggtaatatcattagaaaatacgggattagtttccactgttatgctgatgatactcaactatatatctcaacaagaccaggtgaaacttctaaattatctaagctaacagagtgtgttgaaaatgtaaaagattggatgaccaataattttttcctattaaattcagataagacagagatattacttattggaccaaaaaacattacacagaatctcgtaggttacaatttgcaattagacggatgtactgttacttcctctactgtcaaaatctgggtgttatattagacagtaacttgtcttttgaaaatcatattacacaaaaacagcattcttccatcttagaaacattgccaagctacgaaacatgttacctttttctgatgcagaaaagctagttcatgcgttcatgacctctagactggactattgtaatgcactgctagctggttgtcctgcatcttcaaaaacaagctacaggtagtccaaaatgcagcggctagagtccttatcaggtcaagaaaatatgatcatattaccccaattttacagtctctgcactggctacctattaagttccgtatcagttacaaaatattattacttacttataaggcccttaatggcttagctcctgcgtacctaactagtcttctaccacgctacaacccatcaagctccctaaggtcacaaaatgctggacttttgatagtacctaggataacaaagtccactaaaggaggtagagctttttcgcatttggctcccaaactctggaatagccttcctgataatgtacGGGGTTCAGATACACTTcatctgtttaaatctagattaaaaacacacctctttggccaagcattcaaataattcatctcataattttggactgcagttatatctgatcaaatgcgcattattattctttagcttgggttaaactaattaattttacttggctggaacagcggctacgctaattatgtctctgtttgtttctctgttttgccacgggatttacacaagctccagtctggattcAGAactcctgagaagagatgatgccaacccctcagaggacctcagatgatgctaacccagagacaacatacagaactaccacattttgctgtaagtttgattgcataattgctgttaatagtgttaatcgtctgtttgtttacgtcttttattgatttttctgaacatttctgccatatgcacataaactgacagtcatcactgataagctacttctaaatattgtagaaacctaattttctgtaaagttgctttgcaatgatttgtatcgtaaaaagcgctatacaaataaacttgaattgaattgaactgaactggacTGACTTTTCCATGTTCCCTCCATTAACCTTGAACCTTCTGCGTTTGCAAAATACCCTAGACAAGACAACACAAGCCCTGCCTTGATGTAATGATTGACAGGGAGGGGTTGTGATCTGCTCGGAAAATCCAgtgctgccaccttgtggaacaattGATTAGGGCTTACAAAGTATACGCAGTTACAAAAATTT is a genomic window of Cyprinus carpio isolate SPL01 chromosome B15, ASM1834038v1, whole genome shotgun sequence containing:
- the LOC109081722 gene encoding olfactory receptor 1500-like is translated as MSSLNASFHQNISIVHPEYFFIIGLSGIPYSNYYYIFLFITYFITIIGNSIVLLIIALERSLHSPKYIGVFNLALADIGETNALIPNMVKTFLFDSQYISYNACLVNMFFVFLFSSMQSVTLVVLAYDRFIAICLPLRYHVIINNTSMFIVFSAVWAFNSSIVALMVSLITRLSFCESNVIQSYFCDHGPVYRLACNNNNINKFMAFLITGLYLVAPLVIIVLSYLGIFFSLIKITTWQGRLKALKTCVSHLLLVGIYFLPLFCTYFAQLLLSLAPNARVISTSLAYAIPPMLNPIIYVLNTAEIKVIVRNFFKNRSAPSRENLSK